The following are from one region of the Leptolyngbya sp. CCY15150 genome:
- the folD gene encoding bifunctional methylenetetrahydrofolate dehydrogenase/methenyltetrahydrofolate cyclohydrolase FolD encodes MAGLLDGKALAQSIQQELKDTVATLAPVVGRSPGLAVLMVGDNPASAAYVRGKERACDRVGIASFGQHVPKSTTQAELTQMIHALNADDRVDGILVQLPLPDHLDSVALLNEIHPDKDADGLHPVNMGRLLRGEPGLQSCTPAGVMRLLHHYQLPVAGKQAVVLGRSILVGKPLALMLLAEHSTVTIAHSRTPDLGAIARQADILVAAVGRPELVTPDMVKPGAVVIDVGINRLEDTQGKSRLVGDVQFDAVQDIASWITPVPGGIGPMTVAMLLQNTVWSYQQRFQ; translated from the coding sequence ATGGCTGGATTACTCGATGGTAAAGCCCTTGCCCAAAGCATACAGCAGGAGCTAAAAGACACAGTCGCCACCCTTGCCCCCGTCGTTGGGCGATCGCCCGGTCTAGCCGTGCTGATGGTGGGCGATAACCCGGCTAGTGCAGCCTATGTGCGGGGCAAAGAACGGGCCTGCGATCGCGTGGGTATTGCTTCCTTTGGTCAACATGTTCCCAAGAGCACGACCCAAGCCGAGTTAACCCAGATGATCCATGCTCTGAATGCCGACGATCGCGTTGATGGCATTCTGGTACAGCTACCGCTGCCGGATCATCTCGACAGCGTTGCCCTGCTCAACGAAATTCATCCCGACAAAGATGCCGATGGCTTACATCCTGTGAACATGGGTCGCCTCCTGCGGGGAGAACCAGGGCTACAAAGCTGCACGCCTGCCGGCGTCATGCGATTGCTACATCACTATCAGCTCCCCGTCGCTGGTAAACAGGCTGTGGTGCTAGGGCGCAGTATTCTGGTAGGTAAACCCCTGGCCCTGATGCTCTTGGCTGAACATAGCACGGTGACCATCGCCCACTCGCGCACGCCAGACCTGGGGGCGATCGCCCGCCAAGCGGATATCCTGGTGGCAGCCGTCGGACGTCCTGAGTTGGTAACCCCAGACATGGTCAAACCGGGGGCAGTGGTCATTGATGTAGGCATTAACCGCCTAGAAGATACCCAAGGAAAAAGCCGCCTCGTAGGCGATGTCCAGTTTGATGCCGTCCAAGACATTGCTAGCTGGATCACCCCAGTCCCCG
- a CDS encoding iron-sulfur cluster assembly accessory protein yields the protein MTQATQSAKRGIMISDAALAHVRALREQQGEDLCLRVGVRQGGCSGMSYTMDFESLENIQETDEVFDYDGFQVVCDPKSMLYLYGLMLDYNNALIGGGFQFTNPNASQTCGCGKSFS from the coding sequence ATGACACAAGCAACTCAGTCTGCTAAACGAGGCATCATGATCTCGGATGCTGCCCTAGCCCATGTTCGGGCTCTCCGTGAGCAACAGGGTGAAGACCTCTGTTTGCGAGTTGGGGTGCGTCAGGGTGGTTGCTCAGGCATGTCCTACACCATGGACTTTGAGAGCCTTGAAAATATCCAAGAAACCGACGAAGTATTTGACTACGACGGCTTTCAGGTTGTCTGTGATCCTAAAAGTATGCTGTACCTATACGGGTTGATGCTGGACTACAACAATGCGCTGATCGGCGGTGGTTTTCAGTTCACCAACCCCAATGCATCCCAAACCTGTGGCTGTGGAAAATCCTTTTCCTAG
- a CDS encoding photosystem I reaction center subunit II PsaD gives MTETLTGQTPIFGGSTGGLLTKAEVEEKYAITWTSSKEQVFEMPTGGAAIMKEGENLLYLARKEQCLALGTQLRTKFKPRIEDYKIYRVYPSGEIQYLHPADGVFPEKVNAGREFNGKVDRNIGSNPEPATIKFSGRQPFDA, from the coding sequence ATGACGGAAACGCTTACTGGACAAACTCCTATTTTCGGTGGCAGCACAGGCGGTCTGCTCACCAAAGCTGAAGTTGAGGAAAAGTACGCTATCACCTGGACTAGTTCTAAAGAGCAGGTGTTTGAAATGCCGACCGGTGGAGCCGCCATCATGAAAGAGGGCGAAAATCTGCTCTACTTGGCTCGCAAAGAGCAATGCTTGGCGCTGGGTACACAGCTTCGCACTAAGTTCAAGCCTAGAATCGAAGACTATAAAATCTATCGCGTTTACCCGAGTGGGGAGATCCAATATCTCCATCCCGCAGATGGAGTGTTCCCTGAGAAGGTGAATGCTGGTCGGGAATTTAATGGCAAGGTTGATCGCAATATTGGCAGCAACCCTGAGCCGGCTACGATCAAATTTAGCGGCCGTCAACCTTTTGACGCATAA
- the trpE gene encoding anthranilate synthase component I has protein sequence MIFPTFEDFSALAQEGNFVPVYQEWVADLDTPVSAWYKVCAGQPYSFLLESIEGGETIGRYSLLGCDPVWVLEARGDRTIQTHRSGETQIFEGDPFTALSDCLSPYKPVTLPQLPPGIGGLFGFWGYELIHWIEPRVPVHPLTDDDLPDGLWMQIDHLLIFDQVQRKIWAIAYADLRDPDTDLRQAYDQACACVNRLVSKLQLPLTNQDTVLEWTPPSDASRAPLNYTSNTEPEHYCRNVETAKAHIRDGDIFQVVISQRLTAQYTGDPFALYRSLRLINPSPYMAYFQFGDWQIIGSSPEVMVKAERSAESTEAIATLRPIAGTRPRGKTVAEDRDLATDLLQDPKEVAEHVMLVDLGRNDLGRVCVNGSVTVDELMLVERYSHVMHIVSNVVGALSPSKTAWDLLKACFPAGTVSGAPKIRAMEIIHDLEPDRRGPYSGAYGYYDFEGQLNTAIAIRTMVVRRQADGSHTVSVQAGAGLVADSVPEREYQETLNKARGMLEAIRCLAGSAQ, from the coding sequence ATGATTTTTCCGACGTTTGAAGACTTTTCAGCCTTGGCCCAAGAGGGAAATTTCGTTCCGGTCTATCAAGAATGGGTCGCCGATCTCGATACGCCCGTGTCGGCTTGGTATAAGGTCTGTGCAGGGCAGCCCTATAGCTTCTTGCTGGAGTCGATTGAGGGGGGCGAAACCATTGGCCGCTATAGTCTATTGGGGTGCGACCCTGTATGGGTGCTAGAAGCAAGGGGCGATCGCACCATTCAAACCCACCGCAGTGGCGAAACTCAGATCTTTGAGGGCGATCCCTTCACCGCCCTATCAGACTGTTTGTCTCCCTATAAGCCGGTGACCTTGCCCCAGCTCCCGCCGGGCATTGGCGGCCTATTTGGCTTTTGGGGCTATGAGCTGATTCATTGGATTGAGCCACGGGTGCCGGTGCATCCGCTCACGGATGACGACTTGCCCGATGGTCTCTGGATGCAGATTGACCATTTGCTGATTTTTGACCAAGTGCAGCGCAAGATCTGGGCGATCGCCTATGCGGATTTACGCGATCCAGACACCGATCTGCGCCAAGCCTATGATCAAGCCTGTGCCTGCGTGAATCGCTTGGTGAGCAAGCTGCAACTGCCGTTGACCAATCAAGACACGGTGCTGGAATGGACGCCGCCGTCGGATGCGTCCCGCGCTCCCCTCAACTACACCAGCAACACCGAGCCGGAGCACTATTGCCGCAACGTGGAAACGGCCAAGGCCCACATTCGCGATGGCGACATTTTCCAAGTCGTCATCTCCCAGCGGTTGACAGCCCAATACACCGGCGATCCCTTTGCGCTATACCGTTCCCTGCGCTTGATTAATCCATCGCCCTACATGGCCTACTTCCAGTTTGGCGACTGGCAAATTATTGGCTCTAGTCCAGAGGTGATGGTCAAGGCCGAGCGATCGGCAGAATCGACGGAGGCGATCGCCACCCTACGACCCATTGCCGGCACTCGGCCGCGCGGCAAGACGGTGGCAGAGGATCGGGATCTGGCTACGGATTTACTCCAGGATCCTAAAGAGGTGGCGGAACACGTCATGCTCGTAGACTTGGGGCGCAATGATCTGGGGCGAGTTTGCGTAAATGGCAGCGTCACGGTGGATGAGCTGATGCTGGTGGAGCGCTACTCCCACGTCATGCACATCGTCAGTAACGTGGTTGGTGCTCTGTCGCCCAGCAAAACGGCTTGGGATTTGCTCAAGGCTTGCTTTCCGGCAGGAACCGTCAGCGGTGCGCCCAAGATTCGCGCCATGGAGATTATCCACGACCTCGAACCCGATCGCCGGGGCCCCTACTCCGGTGCCTATGGCTACTACGATTTTGAAGGACAGCTCAATACAGCGATCGCCATTCGTACCATGGTGGTGCGCCGTCAAGCAGATGGCTCCCATACGGTCAGCGTGCAGGCTGGCGCGGGTCTGGTAGCCGACTCGGTGCCCGAACGGGAGTATCAAGAAACCCTAAACAAGGCGCGCGGCATGTTGGAGGCGATTCGCTGCTTAGCTGGATCGGCGCAGTAA
- a CDS encoding alpha/beta hydrolase, with protein sequence MNTPPSIRDHHRLPSEEVPLPVGDRLVKPASPSSSWSRRLRCRLRYGWGCLLGAAVLWNGGSAIAAEQVAVRLGPLRQSVAIADLETFAQTGTVPPSLHLYSAFMGDDVRHTLNGYLQVDPAVGEVLVQDLLNSSAGDRLLSMLEVIVVDSTPEQLQQTLTTAAQTSKGLSLLGILKSFPEETVTLDLQAAIAMASQMSLPYWQSQSLRSTLERELTAETVPFHGAFDPTESGYRPVRRQTLNLRDRERNRTIPVDLYWSDRSSGPLVVLSHGFGADRRFFNYLANHLASHGLTVASVEHPGSSVNWLNDLALGQFERDNKPGDLLPATEFVDRPKDVTFVLDELTRLNRYSSILRDRVNTSQVVVIGHSLGGYTALTLAGAPLNLEHLRQFCNDPTILGFAPSDWLQCSAADLPDQQLNFRDERVAAVMAMNPVMGRMFDEASLAQITVPTMILVGTDDPITPAISQQLLPFTYLQSEKYLLSVIGGTHLSVGDPSNLNYALTQNIFVRERAQQDTEPLRHLLRGFSLAFIKQLTPEADLYAPFLDAAYVQSFSSDTLKLRLNQELPEDLPTWMQKAAPLEQLVASTLSKSSQSSQVMCRSGRCLFDKLPLVMLILPGGQLLVAGHRFFSQHRQRRRWFGGRSRP encoded by the coding sequence GTGAACACGCCACCCTCCATTCGTGATCATCATCGCTTGCCCTCGGAAGAGGTGCCCCTGCCGGTAGGGGATAGATTGGTGAAGCCTGCGAGCCCGTCGTCCTCTTGGTCTCGGCGACTGCGCTGTAGACTGCGCTATGGCTGGGGCTGTTTGTTGGGTGCGGCGGTGCTGTGGAACGGTGGATCGGCGATCGCTGCTGAGCAGGTGGCAGTACGCTTAGGCCCGCTAAGACAGTCGGTGGCGATCGCTGACCTAGAAACTTTTGCCCAAACGGGAACGGTGCCCCCCTCTCTTCACCTCTATTCCGCCTTCATGGGCGATGATGTGCGCCACACCCTAAATGGCTACCTACAGGTGGATCCAGCGGTAGGGGAAGTGCTAGTCCAAGACCTGCTCAACTCCTCAGCGGGCGATCGCCTGCTCTCGATGCTAGAGGTGATTGTTGTAGACAGCACCCCCGAGCAGTTGCAGCAAACTCTAACGACGGCTGCCCAAACCTCTAAGGGGCTGAGTCTGCTGGGCATTCTCAAAAGCTTCCCCGAGGAAACCGTCACCCTGGATCTGCAGGCGGCGATCGCCATGGCCTCCCAGATGAGCTTGCCCTATTGGCAAAGTCAGTCGCTTCGTTCCACCCTAGAGCGAGAATTAACGGCGGAAACGGTGCCTTTTCATGGAGCCTTCGATCCCACAGAATCAGGCTACCGTCCCGTGCGCCGTCAGACCCTGAACTTGCGCGATCGCGAACGCAACCGCACGATTCCCGTCGATTTATACTGGAGCGATCGCTCTAGCGGCCCCCTCGTAGTTCTCTCCCATGGCTTTGGAGCCGATCGCCGCTTCTTCAACTACCTGGCCAATCATCTCGCATCCCATGGGCTAACGGTGGCCTCTGTCGAGCATCCTGGGAGTAGCGTCAATTGGCTGAATGACCTAGCGCTAGGGCAATTTGAGCGAGACAATAAGCCCGGAGACTTGCTACCCGCCACCGAGTTTGTCGATCGCCCCAAAGACGTCACCTTTGTGCTGGATGAACTGACGCGGCTCAACCGCTACTCCAGCATTTTGCGAGATAGGGTCAACACTAGCCAAGTTGTGGTGATTGGCCATTCCCTGGGCGGCTATACGGCCTTAACCTTGGCCGGCGCTCCCCTCAACCTAGAGCACCTGCGGCAGTTTTGTAACGATCCTACCATTCTTGGCTTTGCGCCCTCCGATTGGCTGCAGTGTAGCGCTGCCGACCTGCCCGATCAGCAGCTTAATTTTCGAGATGAACGGGTGGCGGCGGTGATGGCCATGAACCCAGTGATGGGGCGGATGTTTGACGAAGCCAGTTTGGCTCAGATCACCGTGCCCACGATGATTTTAGTAGGTACGGATGACCCGATTACCCCCGCCATTAGCCAGCAGTTGTTGCCCTTTACCTACCTACAATCTGAGAAGTATTTGCTGTCGGTGATTGGCGGTACCCATTTGAGTGTGGGCGATCCGAGCAACCTCAACTATGCTCTCACCCAGAATATTTTTGTGCGAGAACGTGCTCAGCAAGACACGGAGCCGCTGCGGCATCTACTGCGAGGATTTAGCCTAGCGTTTATTAAGCAGCTAACGCCAGAAGCGGATCTCTACGCACCCTTTTTGGATGCCGCCTACGTTCAATCCTTTTCCTCGGACACGTTAAAGCTCCGGCTCAATCAAGAACTGCCAGAGGACTTGCCCACTTGGATGCAAAAGGCGGCACCGCTAGAGCAATTGGTGGCCTCCACCCTGAGTAAATCATCCCAATCCTCCCAGGTGATGTGCCGCTCGGGACGGTGCCTATTCGATAAACTGCCGTTGGTGATGTTGATTTTACCCGGTGGGCAATTATTGGTGGCTGGGCATCGATTCTTTAGCCAACATCGTCAGCGCCGTCGTTGGTTTGGGGGGCGATCGCGCCCATAG
- a CDS encoding NfeD family protein, which produces MDSLDFFEQLLSNQGLWLLSGLATLALGCFVGEPVMLSLGLAALITAIASVHPALSYSLQIVVWIILSIAFTVLMQGFIPRESDVLRLPVEATVHEEIPIQGYGHVWYNGALWKACCHLDYGAIAPGQIVLVVGRQNNTLIVVPTYVPLPPSRLSSNGAER; this is translated from the coding sequence GTGGATAGCCTTGATTTTTTTGAACAGTTACTGTCAAATCAGGGTCTATGGCTACTAAGTGGTTTAGCCACCCTAGCCTTAGGCTGCTTTGTAGGCGAACCGGTGATGCTGTCGCTGGGGCTTGCGGCGCTGATTACGGCGATCGCCTCAGTTCATCCAGCCTTGAGTTACAGCCTACAGATTGTAGTATGGATCATCCTTTCCATTGCCTTCACGGTTCTCATGCAGGGATTTATTCCTCGGGAGTCGGATGTGCTGCGGCTGCCTGTGGAAGCGACGGTGCATGAAGAAATACCGATCCAAGGCTATGGTCATGTTTGGTATAACGGTGCCCTCTGGAAAGCCTGCTGTCATTTAGACTATGGGGCGATCGCTCCTGGGCAAATTGTCTTAGTGGTGGGCCGCCAAAATAATACCTTGATTGTGGTGCCGACCTATGTGCCGCTGCCGCCCTCCCGTCTTTCGTCCAACGGGGCAGAGCGGTGA
- a CDS encoding stomatin-like protein, translating to MAPEITVLAALVLAVVGYMVGSVKIINQGNEALVERLGRFHRKLTPGLNFIVPGLDKVVWEDTTREQVLDIPPQEAITKDNIALGVDAVVYWRILELPQTYYAVEDIEKALADLVTTTLRSDIGLMELEETYSSRGRLNQRLLYQLDEATAPWGVKVLRVEVQNITIPERVRESLELERASQSKKRAAIAEAEGKKRAAIEEAQGTVESIRLISDALKEQTNPQAVLQYLVAQKYMETNYRLGQSNNAKILFMDPKAMTEGMAELMSPGHEPPNGGSQPPSGEPSNR from the coding sequence ATGGCTCCTGAGATTACTGTCCTTGCTGCATTGGTGCTTGCCGTTGTTGGGTATATGGTGGGCTCGGTCAAAATTATTAACCAGGGCAACGAGGCCTTGGTAGAGCGGCTGGGACGCTTCCATCGTAAGCTGACGCCGGGGCTGAATTTCATCGTGCCGGGCTTAGATAAGGTGGTGTGGGAAGACACGACCCGTGAGCAGGTGCTCGATATTCCGCCCCAGGAAGCGATCACCAAAGACAACATTGCCTTGGGCGTTGATGCGGTGGTGTATTGGCGTATTTTGGAACTGCCGCAGACCTATTACGCGGTGGAGGACATTGAGAAAGCGCTGGCTGACCTGGTGACGACCACCTTGCGATCAGACATCGGTTTGATGGAGCTGGAGGAAACCTATTCATCCCGAGGGCGCTTAAATCAACGGTTGCTCTATCAGCTTGATGAAGCGACGGCTCCATGGGGCGTGAAGGTATTACGGGTGGAAGTGCAGAACATCACCATTCCCGAGCGGGTACGGGAGTCCCTTGAGCTAGAGCGGGCATCCCAGAGTAAAAAACGGGCAGCGATCGCTGAGGCGGAAGGGAAGAAGCGAGCCGCCATTGAAGAAGCCCAGGGTACCGTTGAGTCGATTCGCCTCATTTCCGATGCGTTGAAGGAGCAAACGAATCCCCAAGCGGTATTGCAATACCTAGTGGCTCAAAAGTACATGGAGACCAACTACCGTTTAGGTCAAAGCAACAACGCTAAGATTCTCTTTATGGATCCGAAGGCGATGACCGAAGGCATGGCCGAGCTGATGTCTCCTGGCCACGAGCCGCCCAATGGCGGCTCCCAGCCACCGTCAGGCGAACCGTCGAATCGTTAA
- the aat gene encoding leucyl/phenylalanyl-tRNA--protein transferase has protein sequence MSSSQYDIPTLIHGYAQGYFLMADEEGNNLNWYASRQRTLIPLDDRFHYPKSLRRVLNQNCFSLAIDRAFQDVVNGCADRDQTWISEELKEIYQQLHEAGWAHSIETWRDDELAGGILGIVIGGAFIGESMFYRIPDGSKVAMVKLVERLRSQRFLLFDAQMMNPHLARFGAYNVTDSAYRNLLRRAIAQERSLL, from the coding sequence ATCAGTTCTTCCCAGTATGACATCCCCACCTTGATTCACGGCTATGCCCAAGGCTATTTTTTGATGGCCGATGAGGAGGGCAACAACCTCAACTGGTATGCCAGCCGTCAGCGCACCCTCATCCCCCTCGACGATCGCTTTCATTATCCCAAGTCGCTGCGGCGGGTCTTGAATCAAAACTGCTTTTCCTTGGCCATCGATCGCGCCTTTCAAGACGTCGTCAATGGCTGTGCCGATCGCGACCAGACGTGGATTTCTGAGGAACTCAAGGAGATCTACCAGCAGCTCCACGAAGCTGGCTGGGCCCATAGCATTGAAACCTGGCGAGACGATGAGCTAGCGGGCGGCATTTTGGGCATTGTGATTGGCGGTGCCTTTATTGGCGAGTCGATGTTCTACCGCATTCCTGATGGCTCTAAGGTGGCGATGGTGAAGCTGGTTGAACGGCTGCGATCGCAACGGTTTTTGCTCTTCGATGCCCAGATGATGAATCCTCATCTAGCGCGGTTTGGGGCGTATAACGTCACCGATAGTGCCTACCGTAATCTTCTGCGCCGCGCCATTGCCCAAGAGCGATCGCTGCTCTAG
- a CDS encoding Npun_R2479 family HD domain-containing metalloprotein: MFNPTTTLINAFVQELHQGYEQNYGGLKPDYANIISWSGRMALENIANSDALYHNVEHTLLVTLVGQEILRGRHIREGGVSCEDWMHFIISLLCHDIGYVKGVCRNDHNGFYSTGLGTELVEIPPGATDASLAPYHVDRGKLFVAERFSGNRLIDAEVIKSNIELTRFPVPEDGDHADTKNYPGLVRAADLIGQLSDPRYLKKVSALFYEFEEMGFNERMGYKTPGNLRRSYPKFYWSVVYPYIKDSLGYLSLTQEGQQVIANLYSNVFVVEHEGEDGTLQG, translated from the coding sequence ATGTTTAATCCCACGACGACCCTGATTAATGCCTTTGTACAAGAGCTACATCAGGGCTATGAACAAAACTATGGTGGTCTGAAACCCGACTACGCCAACATCATCAGTTGGTCGGGGCGGATGGCGCTGGAAAATATCGCCAACAGCGACGCCCTCTACCACAACGTTGAACATACCCTGTTGGTGACTCTTGTGGGGCAAGAAATCTTGCGCGGCCGGCATATCCGTGAAGGGGGTGTGTCCTGTGAAGACTGGATGCACTTCATAATTTCGCTGCTCTGCCATGATATCGGCTATGTCAAAGGGGTGTGTCGCAATGATCACAACGGTTTCTATTCCACAGGGCTAGGTACCGAACTGGTAGAAATTCCGCCCGGTGCCACCGATGCCAGCTTGGCTCCCTACCATGTGGATCGTGGCAAGCTGTTTGTGGCGGAACGATTTAGCGGCAACCGTCTCATTGATGCCGAGGTGATTAAGTCCAACATTGAGCTGACGCGATTTCCGGTGCCGGAAGATGGCGATCATGCGGACACCAAAAATTATCCTGGCTTGGTCAGAGCGGCTGATTTAATTGGGCAACTGAGCGATCCGCGCTATCTCAAAAAAGTAAGTGCCCTGTTCTACGAGTTTGAAGAAATGGGGTTTAATGAGCGCATGGGCTACAAGACGCCGGGTAATCTACGGCGTAGCTACCCTAAGTTTTATTGGTCTGTGGTCTACCCCTACATCAAAGACTCTTTGGGATATCTCTCGTTGACCCAAGAAGGACAGCAGGTGATCGCCAATCTCTACTCCAATGTGTTTGTGGTGGAGCATGAGGGCGAGGACGGCACGCTCCAAGGGTGA
- a CDS encoding dual specificity protein phosphatase has translation MLKHIQAVFRPSHPSKHPNPRTAIAALALDWILPQQLAVGPLPTPQNYSSLHQAGIQSVVSLCAPSEGLIPTDIPQQFDHARFILPDSSYIFGLDPRQLRHIVHHIHTRIQRGQTVYVHCLAGVERSPTVCASYLCLYQGLDLWEAVAVVTRQHPIAMLTESQFRAIRTLVQNELAQPVTPSL, from the coding sequence ATGTTGAAACATATTCAGGCTGTATTTCGACCGTCGCATCCGTCCAAACATCCTAACCCCCGAACAGCGATCGCTGCCCTTGCCCTAGATTGGATCCTGCCCCAACAGCTTGCCGTTGGCCCACTCCCCACTCCCCAAAATTACTCCAGCCTTCATCAAGCGGGCATTCAGTCGGTGGTGTCGCTCTGCGCCCCCTCAGAAGGGCTCATTCCCACAGACATCCCCCAGCAGTTTGACCATGCGCGCTTCATTCTTCCCGATAGCAGCTACATCTTTGGTCTCGATCCACGCCAACTGCGTCATATTGTTCACCATATCCACACCCGCATTCAGCGCGGCCAGACCGTCTATGTTCATTGCCTAGCCGGAGTGGAGCGATCGCCCACCGTCTGTGCCAGCTATCTCTGTCTCTATCAAGGATTAGATCTATGGGAAGCCGTGGCCGTGGTCACCCGCCAGCATCCCATCGCCATGCTGACCGAGTCTCAGTTTCGCGCCATCCGCACCCTTGTGCAAAACGAGCTTGCTCAGCCCGTCACCCCTAGTCTCTAA
- the pstB gene encoding phosphate ABC transporter ATP-binding protein PstB, with protein MATEPALMAEAVNVYYGSSLAVRDVSLDVPKNKIVAFIGPSGCGKSTMLRCFNRMNDLIPTARVQGRITFHGQDLYAKSMDPVEVRRRIGMVFQKPNPFPKSIYENIAFGARINGYRGDMDELVEQSLRGSALWDEVKDKLKESGLSLSGGQQQRLCIARAIAISPEIILMDEPCSALDPISTLRVEELLHELKERYTIVIVTHNMQQASRVSDYTAFYNAEATDKGGKVGYLVEYDQTSTIFQNPAQQSTKEYVTGRFG; from the coding sequence ATGGCAACTGAACCTGCCCTCATGGCTGAGGCCGTCAATGTTTACTATGGGTCGAGCCTTGCTGTCCGGGATGTATCGCTAGATGTCCCTAAAAACAAAATCGTGGCGTTTATTGGCCCATCTGGCTGCGGCAAAAGCACCATGCTGCGTTGCTTCAACCGCATGAATGACTTGATCCCCACAGCTCGGGTTCAAGGCCGGATTACCTTCCACGGTCAAGATCTCTACGCCAAAAGCATGGACCCAGTGGAAGTGCGGCGACGCATTGGCATGGTGTTTCAAAAGCCGAACCCCTTTCCCAAGTCCATCTATGAAAACATTGCCTTTGGTGCCAGGATTAATGGCTACCGAGGTGATATGGATGAGCTGGTTGAACAATCCCTGCGAGGGTCAGCGCTGTGGGATGAAGTGAAAGACAAGCTGAAGGAGAGCGGTCTATCTCTTTCTGGCGGTCAACAACAGCGGCTGTGTATTGCTCGCGCCATTGCAATCTCCCCTGAGATTATTCTCATGGATGAACCTTGCTCTGCATTAGACCCAATTTCGACCCTGCGGGTTGAGGAACTGCTGCATGAACTCAAGGAACGATATACCATCGTCATCGTCACTCACAATATGCAGCAAGCATCTCGGGTGTCAGATTATACAGCTTTCTATAATGCGGAAGCCACGGACAAAGGCGGCAAGGTGGGCTACTTAGTTGAGTATGACCAAACCAGCACCATTTTCCAAAACCCAGCACAGCAATCTACCAAAGAGTACGTCACCGGTCGCTTTGGCTAG
- the pstA gene encoding phosphate ABC transporter permease PstA, giving the protein MTTQEPQASAGNLSSIADAGSLFNINIKFRYRLDRIFKGATIVAVSIAILVLVVLLVDVLIDGLPRINWSFFTNFPSRRPADAGILSSLVGTIWVMAIVAIVSFPLGVGAGIFLEEFAEDNWITQAIEININNLAGVPSIIYGLLGLQVFVRIMEPITGGRSILSGALTLALLILPIIIVSTREALRSVPDSLRLAGFALGATRWEVVLNQVMPLAFPGVLTGTILALSRAIGETAPLIMIGALTFISFLPEGPQSPFTVLPIQVFNWVSRPQAEFHVNSAAAIIVLMAVLLLMNSTAIFLRNKFQQRL; this is encoded by the coding sequence ATGACCACGCAAGAACCACAGGCATCTGCTGGGAATCTGTCATCCATCGCAGATGCTGGCTCATTGTTCAATATCAACATTAAGTTTCGGTACCGCTTAGACCGCATCTTTAAAGGTGCCACCATTGTGGCCGTCTCCATCGCCATTTTGGTTTTGGTTGTTCTTCTAGTCGATGTGTTGATCGATGGGTTACCGCGCATCAATTGGTCATTTTTCACCAACTTTCCTTCCCGTCGTCCGGCCGATGCAGGCATCTTATCGTCACTCGTCGGCACAATCTGGGTCATGGCTATTGTGGCCATAGTGTCATTTCCTTTGGGTGTGGGTGCAGGGATTTTCTTAGAAGAGTTTGCAGAGGATAATTGGATCACCCAGGCGATTGAAATCAACATCAATAACTTGGCGGGTGTTCCGTCCATTATTTATGGTCTCTTGGGTCTACAAGTCTTTGTGCGGATCATGGAGCCGATCACAGGCGGACGTAGCATTCTCTCTGGAGCACTAACTCTAGCGCTGTTGATTTTGCCGATTATCATCGTTTCCACCCGTGAAGCCTTGCGATCGGTGCCCGACAGCCTCAGGCTGGCTGGGTTTGCTCTGGGTGCCACTCGCTGGGAAGTTGTGCTCAACCAGGTGATGCCCTTGGCGTTTCCGGGTGTTCTCACCGGCACGATTTTGGCCCTGTCGCGGGCGATCGGGGAAACCGCTCCTTTGATCATGATTGGGGCGCTCACCTTCATCTCATTCTTGCCCGAAGGCCCTCAAAGCCCCTTCACCGTTCTACCGATCCAGGTCTTCAACTGGGTCTCTCGCCCTCAGGCAGAGTTTCATGTCAACTCAGCGGCGGCGATTATTGTCTTGATGGCTGTCTTATTGTTGATGAACTCGACCGCTATTTTCCTACGCAACAAGTTTCAACAACGACTCTAA